A portion of the Anoxybacillus gonensis genome contains these proteins:
- the fliQ gene encoding flagellar biosynthesis protein FliQ, which yields MSPDFVIQVAERGVYMVLIICGPLMLLALAVGLFVSILQATTQIQEQTLAFVPKIVAVLIGLVFFGPWMLSRMISYAYNIFSNLSKFVG from the coding sequence ATGAGTCCCGATTTTGTCATTCAAGTTGCAGAACGCGGCGTGTATATGGTGCTCATCATATGTGGTCCGCTCATGTTACTTGCGCTTGCGGTCGGATTGTTTGTCAGCATTTTGCAAGCAACAACGCAAATTCAAGAACAGACGCTAGCGTTTGTTCCAAAAATTGTTGCCGTTCTCATCGGTCTCGTTTTTTTTGGACCGTGGATGCTTTCGCGCATGATTTCGTATGCATACAATATTTTTAGTAACTTAAGTAAATTTGTAGGATGA
- the fliR gene encoding flagellar biosynthetic protein FliR yields MKSMELYTYVPTFLLIFARVASFFATMPLFSYRNVPNVHKIGFAFFISWIMFFSLDPKPIDIDGTYMILLIKEVLVGLLIGLVAFIVMSAIQIAGGFIDFQMGFAIANVIDPQTGAQSPLMGQYLYTIVLFFLLSVNGHHLLLDGIFYSYQFIPLERLISFGNGQIAEQVVRLFQAMFVIALQMAIPIVGCLFLVDVALGIVARTVPQMNIFVIGLPVKIIVSFVLFVIVFSSMFVVTKQLFEFTFTSMRGMMKLLGGA; encoded by the coding sequence ATGAAGAGTATGGAGTTATATACGTATGTACCAACGTTTTTGCTTATTTTTGCGCGCGTCGCTTCGTTTTTTGCGACAATGCCACTCTTCTCTTATCGAAACGTGCCAAACGTTCATAAAATCGGTTTTGCCTTTTTCATTAGTTGGATCATGTTTTTTTCACTTGATCCAAAACCAATTGATATTGACGGAACGTATATGATATTGCTAATAAAAGAAGTGCTTGTCGGGCTGTTGATTGGGCTTGTTGCGTTTATTGTTATGTCAGCGATTCAAATTGCAGGTGGATTCATTGATTTTCAAATGGGATTTGCAATTGCAAACGTCATCGATCCGCAAACAGGAGCACAAAGCCCATTAATGGGACAATATTTATATACGATTGTTTTGTTTTTTTTACTCTCCGTCAATGGACATCATTTGTTGTTAGACGGTATTTTTTATAGTTATCAGTTCATTCCACTCGAGCGCCTGATTTCTTTCGGAAATGGACAAATCGCAGAACAAGTCGTTCGTTTATTTCAAGCGATGTTTGTCATTGCGTTACAAATGGCTATTCCTATTGTCGGCTGTTTATTTTTAGTGGATGTAGCGCTTGGTATTGTCGCGCGCACAGTTCCGCAAATGAACATTTTTGTTATTGGATTACCCGTAAAAATCATCGTTAGTTTTGTTTTGTTTGTCATTGTATTTTCAAGCATGTTTGTCGTGACAAAACAATTGTTTGAATTCACTTTTACGTCGATGCGCGGCATGATGAAGCTGTTGGGGGGCGCGTAG
- the flhB gene encoding flagellar biosynthesis protein FlhB has translation MSWLSVDLQFFAGEKTEKATPRKRQEVRKKGQVAKSADATAAFLMLVVFLTLSFSSGMWGDVIVRMFRQSFQHYFFMDVTIDSVQLIFVDLLRQLAMLVGPIFLAAIAAALFANFVQVGFLFTTEPLQMKLSKLDPIQGLKRIFSLRSLVELLKSILKVLFVGVVTFSVLWLHMGDILSLSHKSIGASAITLGRLTIQMGLVASVALLFLSMFDYLYQRYDFEKNIRMSKQDIKDEYKKTEGDPLIKSRIKQRQREMAMRRMMQEVPKADVVITNPTHFAVALKYDEQQADAPIVVAKGADYMAQKIKDIAKKNDVMIVENRPLARALYGQTDIGMIIPEAFFKAVAEILAYVYKTKNKL, from the coding sequence GTGAGTTGGTTGTCCGTTGATTTACAGTTTTTTGCTGGAGAAAAAACAGAAAAAGCAACGCCGAGAAAACGGCAAGAAGTGCGAAAAAAAGGACAAGTAGCGAAAAGTGCTGATGCGACTGCAGCTTTTTTAATGCTCGTCGTTTTTCTTACTCTCTCGTTTTCTTCAGGGATGTGGGGAGATGTGATTGTACGAATGTTTCGTCAATCTTTCCAACATTATTTTTTCATGGATGTAACGATTGATTCTGTGCAGCTTATTTTCGTTGACCTTCTTCGCCAGCTTGCGATGCTCGTTGGACCTATTTTTTTGGCCGCGATTGCCGCAGCGCTATTTGCAAATTTTGTGCAAGTTGGCTTTTTATTTACGACGGAACCGCTGCAAATGAAACTAAGTAAACTCGATCCGATTCAAGGGTTAAAGCGCATCTTTTCGCTCCGCTCACTTGTAGAATTGTTAAAGTCGATTTTAAAAGTGCTGTTTGTTGGCGTTGTGACCTTTTCAGTTTTATGGTTGCACATGGGTGATATTTTATCGCTATCCCATAAATCGATTGGTGCTAGCGCGATCACGCTTGGACGTTTAACGATTCAAATGGGACTCGTTGCTTCTGTTGCTCTACTATTTCTTTCGATGTTCGATTATTTGTATCAACGGTACGATTTTGAAAAAAATATTCGTATGTCAAAGCAAGATATTAAAGATGAATATAAAAAGACAGAAGGAGACCCGCTCATTAAATCGCGCATTAAGCAAAGACAGCGGGAAATGGCGATGCGTCGCATGATGCAAGAAGTGCCGAAAGCGGATGTTGTCATTACAAACCCAACGCATTTTGCTGTTGCGTTAAAGTATGATGAACAACAAGCGGATGCTCCGATCGTTGTTGCCAAAGGGGCGGACTATATGGCGCAAAAAATAAAAGATATTGCTAAAAAAAATGATGTGATGATTGTTGAAAATCGTCCGCTTGCGCGCGCACTATACGGTCAAACAGATATCGGCATGATCATTCCGGAAGCTTTTTTCAAAGCGGTAGCAGAAATTTTAGCGTACGTTTATAAAACGAAAAATAAACTTTAA
- the flhA gene encoding flagellar biosynthesis protein FlhA, producing MSARDLSVLLMVVLIVAMLIIPLPSWLLSVLIIMNISLALLVLLTSMNMREPLQFSIFPSLLLLLTLFRLGLNVSTTRSILSRGEAGGVVETFGTFVIGGNVVVGFVVFLILIIIQFVVITKGAERVSEVAARFTLDAMPGKQMSIDADLNAGIISEQQARERREKIAQEADFYGAMDGASKFVKGDAIAGIIIVLINMLFGIVIGMVQQGMDIGEAARRYTLLTVGDGIVSQIPALLISTATGIVVTRAASDDNLGADIMRQLFAYPKMLYVTAGTIFLLGLFTPINDLLTIPVASLLAFGAYQLTKQAHVSEITTEETEEEIEVDQMKSPESVVSLLSVDPIEFEFGYGLIPLADANQGGDLLDRIVMIRRQLALELGIVIPVVRIRDNIQLQPNEYRLKIKGNEVARGELLLDHYLAMSPGVDDDSIEGIDTIEPAFGLPAKWISEEMKERAEMFGYTVVDPPSVVSTHITELLKAHAHELLGRQETKQLIDHVKESYPILVEEVTPNPLSVGDIQKVLANLLREKVSIRNLPVIFETLADFGRMTTDPDLLTEYVRQALARQITSQYVIEGQPLRVITLSGKVEKMLAEGVQQTEHGNYLALDPVVSQAIIEAIAMQIEQFPFQDQSPILLCSPAVRMYVRQLTERYFRHVPVLSYNELEANVEVQSVGVVNVE from the coding sequence ATGTCGGCAAGGGACTTATCTGTATTACTTATGGTTGTACTCATTGTAGCGATGCTCATCATTCCCCTACCATCATGGTTGCTTAGTGTCCTCATTATTATGAATATTTCTCTTGCGTTGCTCGTTCTCTTAACATCAATGAATATGCGCGAACCGCTCCAATTTTCGATCTTCCCTTCGCTTCTCCTTTTGCTCACATTATTTCGCCTTGGTTTGAACGTTTCAACGACTCGCTCGATTTTGAGCAGAGGAGAAGCAGGAGGAGTAGTTGAAACGTTTGGAACGTTCGTTATAGGCGGAAACGTTGTTGTTGGCTTTGTTGTCTTTTTAATTTTAATTATTATTCAATTTGTCGTCATTACAAAAGGAGCAGAGCGCGTATCAGAAGTTGCGGCACGCTTTACGCTCGATGCGATGCCGGGAAAACAAATGAGCATTGACGCTGATTTAAATGCCGGCATCATTTCTGAACAACAAGCGAGAGAACGACGTGAAAAAATTGCGCAAGAAGCAGATTTTTACGGTGCCATGGATGGAGCGAGTAAGTTCGTGAAAGGTGACGCGATCGCGGGAATTATTATTGTATTAATTAACATGTTATTTGGAATCGTCATCGGCATGGTGCAACAAGGGATGGACATTGGGGAAGCGGCAAGAAGATATACGCTATTAACCGTTGGGGACGGAATTGTTAGCCAAATTCCGGCGTTATTAATTTCAACGGCCACTGGTATTGTCGTTACTCGTGCGGCTTCTGATGATAATTTAGGTGCCGACATTATGCGACAGCTGTTTGCGTATCCGAAAATGTTATATGTCACAGCGGGGACCATTTTTTTACTCGGTTTGTTTACGCCAATTAATGATTTGTTAACGATTCCGGTTGCTTCTTTGCTTGCCTTCGGGGCATATCAATTAACAAAACAAGCTCATGTGTCAGAAATAACAACAGAAGAGACAGAAGAAGAAATTGAAGTGGACCAAATGAAAAGTCCAGAAAGTGTTGTTAGTTTATTAAGTGTCGATCCGATTGAATTTGAGTTTGGGTACGGACTTATTCCACTCGCTGACGCCAATCAAGGCGGAGATTTATTAGATCGCATCGTGATGATTCGTCGCCAACTTGCTTTAGAGCTCGGCATCGTCATTCCTGTTGTTCGCATTCGTGATAACATTCAACTGCAGCCGAATGAATATCGACTAAAAATTAAAGGAAATGAAGTCGCGCGTGGCGAGTTGTTGCTTGATCATTATTTAGCGATGAGCCCTGGCGTTGATGATGATTCCATTGAAGGAATCGATACGATTGAACCGGCATTCGGTTTGCCAGCAAAATGGATTTCTGAAGAAATGAAAGAGCGAGCCGAAATGTTTGGATATACAGTCGTTGATCCACCATCTGTCGTATCGACGCACATCACCGAACTGTTAAAAGCACATGCGCATGAGTTGCTCGGTCGTCAAGAAACGAAGCAGTTAATCGATCATGTCAAAGAATCGTATCCAATTTTAGTTGAAGAGGTGACGCCAAATCCGTTATCAGTCGGCGATATTCAAAAAGTGCTTGCGAACTTATTGCGTGAAAAAGTATCCATCCGCAATTTGCCGGTTATTTTTGAGACGCTTGCTGATTTTGGACGAATGACAACAGATCCGGATCTTTTAACAGAATATGTTCGTCAAGCGCTCGCACGTCAAATTACAAGCCAATATGTTATCGAAGGGCAGCCATTGCGTGTCATTACATTATCAGGAAAAGTTGAAAAAATGCTTGCTGAAGGTGTGCAACAAACGGAACATGGTAATTATTTAGCGCTTGATCCTGTTGTTTCACAAGCGATTATTGAAGCAATAGCCATGCAAATTGAACAATTTCCGTTTCAAGATCAATCGCCAATTTTACTGTGCTCTCCGGCTGTGCGCATGTATGTTAGACAATTAACCGAACGATATTTCCGTCATGTTCCGGTCTTGTCGTATAATGAACTTGAAGCAAATGTGGAAGTTCAAAGTGTTGGGGTGGTGAATGTGGAATGA
- a CDS encoding AAA family ATPase: MKVKKFVASSMPEAMKMIRAELGNDAVILNSKVVQKKGFLGLFSRKNIEVIAAIDPKPTTPPVQKMKEKRKERTEPLRDEQLLKEIHELKATIRQLSQGGGVEHYPAPLKAIDAHLIDQEISDDVRAILMSTLLQRWYTSGANGSHDEVKKWFYEEIVNTLSPFSFGGISFQKKFVNVVGPTGVGKTTTLAKMAADCVIKHRKKVAFITTDTYRIAAIDQLKTYAKILNVPIEVCYNLEDFRQAKEKLTSYDIVFIDTAGRNFRNVQYVNDLKEMIDFNEEMETFLVLSLTAKWRDMKEIYTQFSLIPIHKFIFTKMDETSRHGAMLNMMVQCGIGTAYMTNGQNVPDDIVEATPQLVANMITGVEQQ; encoded by the coding sequence ATGAAAGTAAAAAAGTTTGTTGCTTCGTCTATGCCAGAAGCGATGAAAATGATTCGCGCGGAACTTGGAAATGATGCCGTTATTTTAAACTCGAAAGTCGTACAAAAAAAAGGCTTTCTCGGTCTATTTTCCCGAAAAAATATTGAAGTGATTGCTGCCATTGATCCGAAGCCAACCACTCCGCCTGTTCAAAAAATGAAAGAAAAACGGAAAGAGCGCACAGAACCATTGCGTGATGAACAGCTATTAAAAGAAATTCATGAGTTAAAAGCGACGATCCGTCAGTTGTCACAAGGAGGGGGTGTTGAGCATTACCCTGCTCCGTTAAAAGCAATAGATGCTCATTTAATTGACCAAGAAATAAGCGATGATGTGCGAGCGATACTCATGTCTACTTTGTTACAACGATGGTATACATCAGGGGCGAACGGATCGCATGACGAAGTAAAGAAATGGTTTTATGAGGAAATTGTAAACACATTATCCCCTTTCTCGTTCGGTGGTATTTCTTTCCAAAAAAAATTCGTTAACGTTGTTGGACCAACGGGGGTTGGGAAAACGACGACACTGGCGAAAATGGCAGCCGATTGCGTCATTAAACATAGAAAAAAAGTGGCGTTTATTACGACGGATACGTATCGCATTGCGGCGATTGATCAGCTAAAAACATATGCAAAAATTTTAAATGTACCAATTGAAGTATGTTACAATCTTGAAGATTTTCGCCAAGCAAAAGAGAAGCTTACATCGTACGATATTGTTTTTATTGATACGGCCGGAAGAAATTTTCGCAACGTCCAATATGTGAATGATTTAAAAGAAATGATCGATTTTAATGAAGAAATGGAAACATTTCTCGTATTATCGTTAACAGCGAAATGGAGAGATATGAAAGAAATTTATACGCAGTTTTCGCTCATTCCGATTCATAAATTTATTTTCACGAAAATGGACGAAACGAGTCGGCATGGGGCGATGTTAAATATGATGGTTCAATGCGGTATCGGTACAGCGTATATGACGAACGGGCAAAACGTGCCTGACGATATCGTTGAAGCTACTCCACAACTTGTGGCAAATATGATTACTGGGGTCGAGCAACAATGA
- a CDS encoding MinD/ParA family protein produces MMRDQAESLRLRVKKMQHGSETKAIAVLSGKGGVGKSNVSLNFSLALRQRGKHVLLFDMDIGMGNIDILLGQTSSYTIIDIFRPNVTIHDIIKTGPNELAFIPGGTGFTEIFHMDKQQVEYFIEQLQFVSEQYDYIIFDMGAGMSEDRLQLLKAVDDIFIVTTPEPTALTDAYATMKYIHLASPQLPIYVLVNRVRSDKEGMETLQRLKQVVKRFLGKELHALGYVPEDRTVSTAVIRQTPFLLFDPSAKASKALVQMTDRYLADEEHEEKGKRPFHFFVKLRQYFLER; encoded by the coding sequence ATGATGAGAGATCAAGCGGAAAGCTTACGTTTACGTGTGAAAAAAATGCAACACGGTTCAGAAACGAAAGCGATTGCTGTGTTAAGTGGAAAAGGTGGCGTTGGAAAGTCGAACGTTTCGCTAAACTTTTCATTAGCGCTACGTCAACGAGGTAAACATGTATTGTTGTTTGATATGGATATTGGAATGGGGAATATTGACATTTTACTTGGACAAACGTCATCATATACGATTATCGATATTTTTCGTCCAAACGTGACTATTCATGATATTATAAAGACAGGACCGAATGAGTTGGCGTTTATTCCAGGGGGAACAGGATTCACAGAAATTTTTCATATGGACAAACAGCAAGTGGAATATTTTATTGAACAATTGCAATTCGTTTCTGAACAATATGATTACATCATTTTTGATATGGGAGCCGGGATGTCTGAAGATCGTCTTCAACTGTTAAAGGCAGTTGATGATATTTTCATCGTGACGACGCCTGAACCAACAGCTTTAACTGATGCATACGCGACGATGAAATACATTCATTTAGCGAGCCCACAACTTCCGATTTATGTGTTAGTGAATCGTGTTCGTTCGGACAAAGAAGGCATGGAAACGTTACAACGTTTAAAACAAGTAGTGAAACGTTTTTTAGGAAAAGAGCTACATGCCTTAGGATATGTGCCAGAAGATCGGACAGTAAGCACAGCCGTTATTCGCCAAACACCTTTTCTTTTGTTTGATCCGAGTGCTAAGGCAAGCAAGGCGCTCGTACAAATGACAGATCGCTATTTAGCAGATGAAGAGCATGAGGAGAAGGGGAAACGTCCGTTTCACTTTTTTGTCAAGCTCCGTCAATACTTTTTAGAAAGGTAG
- a CDS encoding protein-glutamate methylesterase/protein-glutamine glutaminase, with protein sequence MNKAKVLVVDDSAFMRKLISDFLSEHPRLHVVGTARDGQEALQKIEQLQPDVVTLDVEMPVMNGLETLKHIMQKRPLPVVMISSTTKEGAENTILALQYGAVDFIAKPSGAISLDLHKIKDKIIEKVLLASEANLRTVKIKKKMSMLPQKQYSKIEVSERQNVSGKKKIIAIGTSTGGPRALQHVLTKFPAMIDAPILVVQHMPKGFTKSLANRLDSLCDIRVKEAEDGEIIQKGTAYIAPGGKHLYVKRVGTSLAIHLDEAAPRNGHRPSVDVMFESLSALTDYEKIAIVMTGMGSDGTAGLKQLKMSGKTFVIAESAESSVVFGMPKSAIAANVVDEIVHVDDIAEVVMKHVQV encoded by the coding sequence GTGAATAAAGCGAAAGTGCTTGTCGTTGATGACTCTGCTTTCATGCGAAAATTAATTAGCGACTTTTTGTCAGAACATCCGCGCTTGCACGTTGTCGGGACCGCACGTGACGGACAAGAAGCGCTCCAAAAAATTGAGCAATTACAACCGGATGTTGTTACTTTAGATGTTGAGATGCCTGTCATGAACGGGCTTGAAACGCTAAAGCATATTATGCAGAAACGACCGCTTCCTGTTGTTATGATTTCAAGCACGACGAAAGAAGGAGCGGAAAATACAATTTTAGCGTTGCAATACGGTGCCGTTGATTTTATTGCTAAACCATCAGGTGCCATCTCGCTAGATTTACATAAAATTAAAGATAAAATAATCGAAAAAGTGCTTTTAGCGAGCGAAGCAAATTTGCGAACGGTAAAGATAAAGAAAAAAATGTCTATGTTGCCACAAAAGCAATATAGTAAAATAGAGGTAAGCGAACGACAAAACGTGAGCGGGAAGAAAAAAATCATCGCGATCGGCACATCGACGGGTGGTCCGCGTGCGCTTCAGCACGTGTTAACGAAATTTCCAGCGATGATTGATGCACCTATTTTAGTTGTACAACATATGCCAAAAGGATTTACAAAATCGTTAGCGAACCGCCTCGATTCGTTATGCGATATTCGAGTGAAAGAAGCGGAAGACGGTGAAATCATTCAAAAAGGAACAGCATATATCGCACCAGGTGGAAAACATTTATATGTCAAACGTGTCGGCACATCGCTTGCCATTCATCTCGATGAAGCAGCACCGCGCAACGGACATCGGCCTTCTGTTGACGTCATGTTTGAGTCGTTAAGTGCTCTAACAGATTACGAAAAAATTGCGATCGTGATGACGGGAATGGGTTCAGACGGCACAGCAGGATTAAAACAGTTGAAAATGTCCGGCAAAACGTTTGTTATTGCAGAATCTGCTGAATCTTCAGTTGTATTCGGTATGCCAAAATCTGCGATTGCTGCCAATGTCGTTGATGAGATTGTTCATGTTGATGATATTGCTGAAGTGGTAATGAAGCACGTACAAGTTTGA
- a CDS encoding chemotaxis protein CheA, with product MDMSQYLEVFIDESREHLQTINEQLLELEKNPNNVSIVNEIFRSAHTLKGMSATMGFEDLANLTHQMENVLDAIRNGKIPVTTELLDVIFRAVDDLEAMVVSIAEGGDGKRDVTEVVAQLKQIEKGEVVTLQKSAPIQEQTYDEFEYTILKQSVEQGFHSYEVNVKLRSDCLLKAARVFMIFEVIEQIGEVIKSVPSVEMLEAEQFDDQFVVTVVTKVSQDELQKRIMKVSEVEKVIIQPVDLHRSVAMEKTIEQKQETKTVEQTVEKKQEVQEEKQNGKQVSNKTIRVNIERLDILMNLFEELVIDRGRLEQISRELNNPELHETVERMSRISGDLQNIILNMRMVPVETVFNRFPRMVRQLARDLGKKINLEIIGAETELDRTVIDEIGDPLVHLLRNAIDHGIETPDVRRAKGKPEEGTVKLKAYHSGNHVFIEIEDDGAGISREKVLKKAISKGIISEQNAANLTDKQVYELIFASGFSTADKVSDISGRGVGLDVVKSTIESLGGSVSIDSEEGVGSVFSIQLPLTLSIISVMLVEIQNEKYAIPLSSIIETAIVKKEDILHAHNQKVIDFRGKVVPLLFLKDIFEVPVIKEEDDFLSVVMVRKGEKIAGLVVDSFIGQQEVVLKSLGNYLTSVFAISGATILGDGQVALIIDCNALIK from the coding sequence ATGGACATGAGTCAATACCTCGAAGTATTTATTGATGAAAGCAGAGAGCATTTGCAAACGATTAACGAACAATTGTTAGAGCTTGAAAAAAATCCAAATAACGTGTCGATCGTCAATGAAATTTTTCGTTCTGCCCATACGTTAAAAGGAATGTCAGCGACAATGGGGTTTGAGGACTTAGCCAATTTAACTCACCAAATGGAAAATGTACTCGATGCGATTCGCAACGGAAAAATTCCTGTGACAACTGAGTTGCTTGATGTCATTTTCCGTGCCGTTGACGATTTAGAAGCGATGGTTGTTTCCATTGCAGAAGGTGGAGATGGGAAGCGTGACGTTACAGAAGTTGTTGCGCAGTTAAAACAAATCGAAAAAGGGGAGGTTGTTACACTACAAAAAAGCGCCCCGATCCAAGAGCAAACATACGATGAATTTGAATACACTATTTTAAAACAGTCAGTTGAGCAAGGATTTCATAGCTATGAAGTGAACGTAAAATTGCGTTCTGACTGCTTATTAAAGGCAGCTCGTGTATTTATGATTTTTGAAGTCATTGAACAAATCGGTGAAGTGATCAAATCTGTTCCTTCGGTAGAAATGCTTGAAGCAGAACAATTTGACGATCAATTCGTCGTGACGGTTGTGACAAAAGTATCGCAAGACGAGTTACAAAAGCGCATTATGAAAGTATCCGAGGTAGAAAAAGTAATTATTCAACCTGTTGACTTGCATAGATCTGTTGCAATGGAAAAAACGATAGAGCAAAAACAAGAGACAAAAACGGTTGAACAAACAGTCGAGAAAAAACAAGAAGTCCAAGAAGAAAAGCAAAATGGAAAGCAAGTGAGCAATAAAACGATTCGCGTAAATATTGAGCGGCTTGATATATTAATGAATTTGTTCGAAGAGCTCGTCATTGATCGCGGTCGATTAGAACAAATTTCGCGTGAGTTAAACAACCCAGAATTACATGAAACGGTTGAACGCATGTCACGCATTTCAGGAGATTTGCAAAATATCATTTTAAATATGCGCATGGTGCCTGTTGAAACGGTATTTAACCGCTTCCCGCGCATGGTTCGCCAATTAGCTCGCGATTTAGGAAAGAAAATTAACCTTGAAATTATCGGAGCAGAAACGGAGCTTGACCGTACAGTGATTGATGAAATCGGTGATCCACTCGTTCACTTATTACGCAATGCGATTGACCATGGTATTGAAACGCCAGATGTACGCCGTGCGAAAGGAAAGCCGGAAGAAGGGACAGTCAAGTTAAAAGCGTATCATAGCGGCAACCATGTATTTATTGAAATTGAAGATGACGGTGCAGGCATTAGCCGTGAAAAAGTGTTGAAAAAGGCGATTAGTAAAGGCATTATCTCCGAACAAAATGCGGCGAATTTAACGGATAAGCAAGTATATGAGCTTATTTTTGCTTCAGGCTTTTCGACAGCAGATAAAGTATCTGATATTTCTGGACGTGGCGTCGGGTTAGATGTTGTCAAAAGTACGATCGAATCGCTTGGTGGTTCGGTATCGATTGATTCAGAGGAAGGAGTCGGCTCCGTCTTTTCGATCCAACTACCGCTTACTCTATCTATTATTTCTGTCATGTTAGTTGAAATTCAAAATGAAAAATACGCGATTCCATTATCATCTATTATCGAAACGGCTATTGTGAAGAAAGAAGATATTTTACATGCTCATAACCAAAAAGTTATTGATTTCCGTGGTAAAGTTGTTCCACTCTTATTCTTAAAAGATATTTTTGAAGTGCCAGTCATCAAGGAAGAAGACGATTTCTTATCGGTTGTCATGGTGCGGAAAGGTGAAAAAATAGCAGGACTTGTCGTTGATTCGTTTATTGGTCAACAAGAAGTGGTGTTAAAATCGCTTGGCAACTACTTAACGTCCGTGTTTGCGATTTCTGGAGCCACGATTTTAGGTGACGGACAAGTGGCACTCATTATTGACTGCAATGCTCTAATTAAGTAG
- a CDS encoding chemotaxis protein CheW, with protein MAELKVIVFQLKDEEYAIPVQQVRSIEKIQHITRVPRVPKYVKGVINLRGVVTPIIDLRMRFGLEEAEFSDHTRVIIVALDDMEVGLIVDAANDVIDISTEAIEPPPEIVDTTTAEYINGVIKIGNRLFILLNLEKVLKTEKG; from the coding sequence GTGGCTGAGCTGAAAGTGATTGTGTTTCAATTAAAAGACGAAGAATATGCCATTCCAGTTCAACAAGTGCGCTCAATTGAAAAAATTCAACATATTACGCGTGTTCCTCGTGTTCCGAAATATGTAAAAGGTGTCATCAATTTACGCGGTGTTGTGACACCGATTATAGACTTGCGCATGCGTTTCGGTTTAGAGGAAGCTGAGTTTTCTGATCATACACGCGTCATTATCGTTGCACTCGATGATATGGAAGTTGGTTTAATTGTTGATGCGGCAAACGATGTCATTGATATTTCAACAGAAGCGATTGAACCTCCACCAGAGATAGTGGATACAACAACAGCCGAATATATTAATGGTGTTATAAAAATTGGAAATCGCCTATTCATTTTATTAAACTTAGAAAAAGTATTAAAAACAGAGAAAGGATAA
- a CDS encoding chemotaxis protein CheC, with product MSYFERMDAVHMDILKEIGNIGAGHAATALSKLLNKKIEMTIPDVRIISFDEMMDIVGGAENVVAAVFLRIEGDAPGNMFFVLSIEQAERFIQQMIGDEQFKLEQHCSELSLSALQELGNILAGSYLSSLSDFTHLNLYPSVPALSIDMIGAILSYGLIEMSRVGDHVIVVDTAIHEEHQPDDRVNGHFFLLPDPESFHIIFRALGVDNGE from the coding sequence ATGTCATATTTCGAACGGATGGATGCCGTCCATATGGACATACTAAAGGAGATTGGGAATATTGGTGCAGGGCACGCAGCAACAGCGTTATCAAAGCTGTTAAACAAAAAAATTGAAATGACGATTCCAGATGTGCGCATCATTTCATTTGATGAAATGATGGATATTGTTGGAGGAGCTGAAAATGTCGTCGCCGCTGTTTTCTTGCGCATTGAAGGAGATGCACCGGGCAATATGTTTTTCGTATTATCTATTGAACAAGCGGAACGATTTATTCAACAAATGATTGGCGATGAGCAGTTTAAACTAGAACAACATTGTTCGGAATTGTCGCTATCTGCGTTGCAAGAGCTAGGCAACATTTTAGCCGGTTCGTATTTATCGTCTTTATCAGATTTCACCCATTTGAATTTATATCCATCTGTTCCGGCGCTCAGCATTGATATGATCGGTGCGATTTTAAGCTATGGTTTAATTGAAATGTCGCGCGTCGGTGATCATGTCATTGTCGTTGATACAGCCATTCATGAAGAACATCAGCCTGATGATCGTGTAAATGGCCACTTTTTCCTACTTCCTGACCCTGAATCATTTCACATTATTTTTCGGGCTTTAGGTGTGGACAATGGTGAGTGA